Proteins encoded together in one Microbacterium sp. zg-Y625 window:
- a CDS encoding Rne/Rng family ribonuclease has product MTDDTHAGPDSDPQGTLTPPLFDVDAPSDTADAPQPDAAAQPDDATPSADASNDADAADAAATEADAPADTAAADGSTAPGNDDAAVPAGDDAPSAADEAASDDSAGSDETAGSDETAAPADTAPTGAADGGNAHEASADEAPEPSEASEAAESDEPKGPLTAVSLGLLPENFVSAVTTELHFYAPEVVPLPAAPSRPGRPAVEDDDEQPSGSSSRRRGRRRGGDDSDDTPPAPRQRAVELITEPQRIKGSTRLEAKKQRRRDGREAGRRRTVVTEAEFLARRESVDREMIVRSKNGRVQIAVLEDNVLVEHYVARSQDASLIGNVYLGRVQNVLPSMEAAFVDIGRGRNAVLYSGEVDWDAVETGNQPRRIELALKSGDRVLVQVTKDPVGHKGARLTSQISLPGRYLVYVPGGAMNGISRKLPDTERARLKRILKEVLPESSGVIVRTAAEGATEDQLTNDVQRLTKQWEHISKQVESAGAPALLHSEPDLLVKIVRDVFNEDFSKMLIQGEDAYQTITSYLAGVAPDLLERVQRFEGDHDPFDEFRVTEQIEKALDRKVWLPSGGSLVIDRTEAMTVIDVNTGKFVGSGGNLEETVTKNNLEAAEEIVRQLRLRDIGGIIVVDFIDMVLETNRDLVLRRLVECLSRDRTKHQVAEVTSLGLVQMTRKKLGLGLLETFSEACEVCAGRGVIVHHDPVVKHRSNGSNGGNGSSARRPRQAAPAPAPTGGTHVITEGVKSALAQIAASTIQPSADDVATEQAPVAPVAVEQRDDREQREDRPERSDRERPERSGDRPKKARKKRGESAAPKTEKDLLLDSVLQALPEPKAPGQGRGRRRVSTAALTGTPVPHVADGSE; this is encoded by the coding sequence ATGACCGATGACACGCATGCAGGCCCCGATTCCGATCCCCAGGGCACGCTGACCCCGCCGCTGTTCGACGTCGACGCGCCCAGCGATACGGCAGACGCCCCTCAGCCGGATGCCGCCGCGCAGCCGGATGACGCGACGCCCTCCGCAGACGCGAGCAACGACGCGGATGCCGCGGACGCAGCAGCCACCGAGGCCGACGCGCCCGCCGACACCGCTGCAGCGGACGGGTCGACCGCGCCGGGCAACGACGACGCGGCGGTACCCGCCGGCGATGACGCGCCCTCCGCCGCCGACGAGGCAGCGAGCGACGACTCCGCTGGGAGCGACGAGACCGCAGGGAGCGACGAGACCGCAGCCCCCGCTGACACCGCGCCGACCGGCGCCGCCGACGGCGGGAACGCCCACGAAGCCTCGGCCGATGAAGCTCCCGAGCCTTCCGAGGCTTCCGAAGCGGCAGAGTCCGACGAGCCCAAGGGGCCGCTGACCGCGGTGAGCCTCGGCCTGCTGCCCGAGAACTTCGTCTCGGCCGTCACGACCGAGCTGCACTTCTACGCACCCGAGGTCGTGCCGCTGCCCGCCGCACCGTCCCGTCCCGGCCGCCCAGCCGTCGAGGACGACGACGAGCAGCCGAGCGGCTCCTCGTCGCGGCGTCGCGGCCGTCGCCGTGGCGGCGACGACAGCGACGACACCCCTCCGGCGCCCCGCCAGCGGGCGGTGGAGCTCATCACCGAGCCGCAGCGCATCAAGGGCTCCACGCGGCTCGAAGCGAAGAAGCAGCGCCGCCGTGACGGCCGCGAGGCAGGACGCCGCCGCACCGTCGTGACCGAAGCGGAGTTCCTCGCACGCCGCGAGTCCGTCGACCGCGAGATGATCGTGCGCTCGAAGAACGGCCGCGTGCAGATCGCCGTACTCGAAGACAACGTGCTGGTCGAGCATTACGTCGCGCGCAGCCAGGACGCCTCGCTCATCGGCAACGTCTACCTCGGGCGCGTCCAGAACGTGCTGCCGAGCATGGAGGCCGCCTTCGTCGACATCGGGCGCGGCCGCAACGCCGTGCTGTACTCGGGCGAGGTCGACTGGGATGCCGTGGAAACCGGCAACCAGCCCCGCCGCATCGAGCTGGCGCTGAAGTCGGGCGACCGCGTGCTCGTGCAGGTCACGAAGGATCCGGTGGGCCACAAGGGCGCCCGCCTGACCAGCCAGATCTCGCTTCCTGGCCGGTACCTGGTCTACGTGCCCGGTGGCGCGATGAACGGCATCTCGCGCAAGCTCCCCGACACCGAGCGGGCGCGCCTGAAGCGCATCCTCAAGGAGGTGCTGCCGGAGTCCAGCGGCGTCATCGTGCGCACGGCGGCCGAGGGCGCGACCGAGGACCAGCTGACCAACGACGTGCAGCGCCTCACCAAGCAGTGGGAGCACATCAGCAAGCAGGTCGAGAGCGCGGGCGCCCCGGCGCTGCTGCACTCGGAGCCCGACCTGCTGGTGAAGATCGTCCGCGACGTCTTCAACGAGGACTTCTCCAAGATGCTCATCCAGGGAGAAGACGCCTACCAGACCATCACGAGCTACCTCGCGGGCGTCGCTCCCGACCTGCTGGAGCGCGTGCAGCGCTTCGAGGGCGACCACGACCCGTTCGATGAGTTCCGCGTCACGGAGCAGATCGAGAAGGCCCTCGACCGCAAGGTGTGGCTGCCCTCGGGCGGATCGCTCGTCATCGACCGCACCGAGGCGATGACGGTCATCGACGTCAACACCGGCAAGTTCGTCGGCTCCGGGGGCAACCTCGAGGAGACCGTCACGAAAAACAACCTCGAGGCGGCCGAGGAGATCGTGCGCCAGCTGCGGCTGCGCGACATCGGCGGCATCATCGTGGTCGACTTCATCGACATGGTGCTGGAGACCAACCGCGACCTCGTGCTGCGGCGTCTGGTCGAGTGCCTGAGCCGTGACCGCACGAAGCACCAGGTGGCCGAGGTCACCTCGCTCGGCCTCGTGCAGATGACCCGCAAGAAGCTGGGTCTGGGGCTGCTCGAGACCTTCAGCGAGGCGTGCGAGGTGTGCGCGGGCCGTGGCGTGATCGTGCATCACGACCCCGTCGTGAAGCACCGCAGCAATGGCAGCAACGGTGGCAACGGGTCATCCGCGCGTCGCCCCCGTCAGGCCGCGCCGGCCCCTGCTCCCACGGGTGGGACGCATGTCATCACCGAGGGCGTCAAATCGGCCCTCGCGCAGATCGCGGCATCCACCATCCAGCCCTCTGCGGACGATGTCGCAACCGAGCAGGCCCCGGTCGCCCCGGTGGCCGTCGAGCAGCGCGACGACCGCGAGCAGCGGGAGGACCGCCCCGAGCGCAGCGACCGCGAGCGCCCTGAGCGCAGCGGCGATCGCCCCAAGAAGGCACGCAAGAAGCGCGGCGAGAGCGCGGCGCCGAAGACGGAGAAGGACCTGCTGCTGGACTCGGTGCTGCAGGCGCTGCCCGAGCCGAAGGCACCCGGTCAGGGTCGCGGTCGCCGCCGCGTGTCGACGGCGGCGCTCACCGGCACCCCGGTGCCGCACGTCGCCGACGGCAGCGAGTAG
- the obgE gene encoding GTPase ObgE — MVTFVDRVTLHLRAGKGGNGCVSVKREKFKPLAGPDGGNGGNGGDIVLVADPQVTTLLSYHHSPHRTAGNGGFGMGDHRSGANGESLELTVPVGTVVKDAEGHTLVDMVEPGARVVVAPGGQGGLGNASLANPKRKAPGFALLGTPGWEGDIQLELKTVADVALVGFPSAGKSSLIAAVSAARPKIADYPFTTLHPNLGVVQAGEVRFTVADVPGLVEGASEGKGLGLEFLRHVERCTALVHVLDCATLDPGRDPLSDLDVILAELGAYPVPEGQTPLLERPQLIALNKVDVPEAKDLADLVRPELEARGYRVFEISAVSHEGLRQLTFALADIVAQHRATLAATPAPERVVIRPKGSEKEFEIRVEGGTYGNIYRVLGAKPVRWVQQTDFQNEEAVGFLADRLEKLGVENGLYKAGAQAGSTVVIGEGDGIVFDWHPTMSSAAELMTAPRGTDPRLDLNPRRTTSQRRERYHERMDAKAEARADLEAERIAHRNEESAR, encoded by the coding sequence ATGGTCACCTTCGTCGATAGAGTGACGCTCCATCTGCGCGCCGGAAAGGGCGGCAACGGCTGCGTGTCGGTCAAGCGCGAGAAGTTCAAGCCCCTCGCCGGCCCCGACGGCGGCAACGGCGGCAACGGTGGCGACATCGTGCTGGTCGCCGACCCCCAGGTGACGACGCTGCTGTCGTACCACCACTCGCCGCACCGCACCGCGGGCAACGGCGGCTTCGGCATGGGTGATCACCGCTCGGGCGCGAACGGCGAGTCGCTGGAGCTGACCGTGCCGGTCGGCACGGTCGTGAAGGATGCCGAGGGTCACACCCTCGTCGACATGGTCGAGCCCGGCGCGCGCGTCGTCGTGGCTCCCGGCGGCCAGGGCGGCCTGGGCAACGCGTCGCTGGCCAACCCCAAGCGCAAAGCCCCCGGCTTCGCCCTGCTGGGCACCCCCGGGTGGGAAGGCGACATCCAGCTCGAGCTGAAGACGGTGGCGGACGTGGCCCTCGTGGGCTTCCCGTCCGCGGGCAAGTCGAGCCTGATCGCGGCCGTCTCGGCCGCGCGCCCCAAGATCGCCGACTATCCGTTCACCACGCTGCACCCGAACCTCGGCGTCGTGCAGGCCGGCGAGGTGCGCTTCACCGTCGCCGACGTGCCCGGGCTCGTCGAGGGCGCAAGCGAAGGCAAGGGTCTGGGGCTGGAGTTCCTCCGCCACGTCGAGCGCTGCACCGCGCTCGTGCACGTGTTGGACTGCGCGACGCTCGACCCCGGCCGCGACCCGCTGAGCGATCTCGATGTGATCCTCGCCGAGCTGGGCGCCTACCCCGTGCCCGAGGGTCAGACGCCTCTCCTTGAGCGCCCGCAGCTGATCGCGCTGAACAAGGTCGACGTGCCCGAGGCGAAGGATCTCGCCGACCTGGTGCGCCCCGAGCTCGAGGCGCGCGGCTACCGCGTCTTCGAGATCTCCGCGGTCAGCCACGAGGGACTGCGCCAGCTCACGTTCGCGCTGGCCGACATCGTCGCCCAGCACCGTGCGACCCTTGCGGCGACCCCCGCGCCCGAGCGGGTCGTCATCCGCCCCAAGGGATCGGAGAAGGAGTTCGAGATCCGCGTCGAAGGCGGCACGTACGGCAACATCTACCGCGTGCTGGGCGCGAAGCCCGTGCGCTGGGTGCAGCAGACCGACTTCCAGAACGAAGAGGCCGTCGGCTTCCTCGCGGACCGGCTCGAGAAGCTCGGCGTCGAGAACGGACTGTACAAGGCGGGTGCCCAGGCCGGTTCCACGGTCGTCATCGGCGAGGGCGACGGCATCGTGTTCGACTGGCATCCCACGATGAGCTCCGCCGCCGAACTCATGACGGCGCCGCGAGGCACCGACCCGCGGCTGGACCTCAACCCGCGTCGCACGACGTCGCAGCGTCGCGAGCGTTACCACGAGCGCATGGATGCCAAGGCCGAGGCGCGCGCCGACCTCGAGGCCGAGCGCATCGCGCACCGAAACGAGGAGAGCGCTCGGTGA
- a CDS encoding glutamate-5-semialdehyde dehydrogenase — protein sequence MTTLTAPTTARERMMLAREAARSVALLDDGTKAAALHAIADAIDAAVDEIVAANARDLERGRAGGLSEGLQDRLRLDAARIGALASAVRDVAALPDPVGRVLDDRHLPTGVHLQKVSVPFGVVGAIYEARPNVTIDIASLALRSGNAVVLRGGTAAEHSNAALVRVMRAALASQGIDPEAVQTLDDFGRDGARELMQARGLVDVLVPRGSAQLIETVVTESSVPVIETGAGVVHIVLDTSAPLEWARDIVVNAKVQRPSVCNAVETVLVLADAAPRLVPPVVAALQAEGVTVHGDEATRGLAQDVVPVTDSEYAVEHMSLDLSMRVVADLDEALAHIRTYSTGHTESIITTDDARAERFLAEVDSAVVMANASTRFTDGGEFGFGAEVGISTQKLHARGPMGLPELTSTKWLARGGGQIRA from the coding sequence ATGACCACCCTCACGGCCCCGACGACGGCGCGCGAGCGGATGATGCTCGCCCGTGAGGCGGCCCGCAGCGTCGCCCTCTTGGACGATGGAACGAAGGCCGCCGCGCTGCACGCGATCGCCGACGCCATCGACGCCGCGGTGGACGAGATCGTCGCCGCCAACGCGCGGGACCTCGAACGCGGTCGCGCAGGCGGCCTGTCCGAAGGGCTGCAGGATCGCCTGCGGTTGGATGCCGCGCGCATCGGCGCCCTCGCCTCGGCCGTCCGCGACGTCGCGGCGCTGCCCGATCCGGTCGGCCGCGTGCTCGATGACCGTCACCTGCCCACCGGCGTGCACCTGCAGAAGGTCTCGGTGCCCTTCGGCGTCGTCGGCGCCATCTACGAGGCCCGCCCGAACGTCACCATCGACATCGCCTCACTCGCTCTGCGCTCGGGCAACGCCGTGGTGCTGCGCGGCGGCACGGCCGCCGAGCACTCGAATGCCGCGCTCGTTCGGGTCATGCGCGCTGCGCTCGCTTCGCAGGGAATCGACCCCGAGGCCGTACAGACGCTGGACGACTTCGGCCGCGACGGGGCACGTGAGCTCATGCAGGCCCGGGGCCTCGTCGATGTGCTCGTGCCCCGTGGCAGCGCGCAGCTCATCGAGACGGTCGTCACCGAGTCCTCGGTGCCTGTCATCGAGACCGGTGCCGGGGTGGTGCACATCGTGCTCGACACGAGCGCACCGCTCGAGTGGGCACGAGACATCGTCGTCAACGCCAAGGTGCAGCGTCCCAGCGTCTGCAACGCCGTCGAGACGGTGCTGGTGCTCGCCGACGCCGCCCCGCGCCTTGTGCCGCCGGTCGTCGCCGCACTGCAGGCCGAGGGCGTCACGGTGCACGGCGACGAAGCGACCCGCGGTCTCGCCCAGGACGTCGTGCCCGTCACCGACTCGGAATACGCCGTCGAGCACATGAGCCTCGACCTGTCGATGCGTGTCGTGGCAGACCTCGATGAGGCGCTCGCGCACATCCGCACCTATTCGACCGGCCACACGGAGTCGATCATCACGACCGACGACGCGCGAGCGGAGAGGTTCCTCGCGGAGGTCGACTCCGCGGTCGTGATGGCCAACGCCTCGACGCGCTTCACCGACGGCGGTGAATTCGGCTTCGGCGCCGAGGTCGGGATCTCGACGCAGAAACTGCACGCCCGCGGCCCGATGGGGCTGCCCGAACTCACCAGCACCAAGTGGCTCGCCCGTGGCGGCGGGCAGATCCGCGCCTGA
- a CDS encoding vitamin K epoxide reductase family protein: MPDTRSERPTVLAAWLIGAGAIGWWAAFSLTMERFALLADPEAIASCDFSLLVQCTANLESAQGSVFGFPNPILGLAGWVAPIVVGFALLAGARFARWFWWCFWAGTAFAFGFVLWLIGQSVFALGTLCPWCMVTWAVTIPTFYAVTLHALRVSGVGWARRLGAWVPLMAILTYAVVAVIAQVQLNWLAQL; the protein is encoded by the coding sequence ATGCCCGATACCCGATCCGAGCGCCCGACCGTCCTCGCCGCGTGGCTCATCGGCGCCGGCGCGATCGGCTGGTGGGCGGCGTTCTCCCTCACCATGGAGCGGTTCGCGCTGCTGGCCGACCCCGAGGCCATCGCATCGTGCGACTTCAGTCTGCTGGTGCAGTGCACGGCGAATCTGGAGTCCGCGCAGGGCAGTGTCTTCGGCTTTCCGAACCCGATCCTGGGACTGGCGGGATGGGTGGCGCCGATCGTGGTGGGCTTCGCACTGCTGGCGGGCGCGCGGTTCGCGCGGTGGTTCTGGTGGTGCTTCTGGGCGGGGACGGCGTTCGCCTTCGGGTTCGTGCTGTGGCTCATCGGCCAGAGCGTCTTCGCGCTGGGGACGCTGTGCCCGTGGTGCATGGTGACGTGGGCGGTGACGATCCCGACGTTCTACGCGGTGACGCTGCATGCCCTGCGCGTCTCCGGCGTGGGCTGGGCCCGTCGCCTGGGGGCATGGGTCCCGCTGATGGCGATCCTGACGTACGCGGTGGTCGCCGTGATCGCGCAGGTGCAGCTGAACTGGCTCGCCCAGCTCTGA
- the proB gene encoding glutamate 5-kinase, translating into MTVRDRAAVRTARRLVVKVGSSSISGENAGKIQAIVNALAAAHARGVEVVLVSSGAIATGMPYLDLAERPDDLATQQAAAAVGQNILIYRYQEALRAFRVVAGQVLLTAGDLENPTHRSNARRAMERLLGLRILPIVNENDTVATHEIRFGDNDRLAALVARLIGADALVLLSDIECLYTRPPSEPGAEPIRHVAFGDDLTGFEFGSVVVNSVGTGGAATKVSAARLAAASGVGVLVTSADLVGEALDGADIGTWFAPATDPTGASPDAVDTDAIARG; encoded by the coding sequence GTGACCGTGCGCGATCGCGCGGCGGTCCGGACGGCCCGCCGCCTGGTGGTCAAGGTCGGGTCGTCGTCGATCAGCGGCGAGAACGCCGGCAAGATCCAGGCGATCGTCAATGCACTCGCTGCCGCGCACGCGCGTGGCGTCGAAGTGGTGCTGGTGTCTTCGGGAGCCATCGCGACCGGCATGCCGTACCTCGACCTCGCTGAGCGACCCGACGACCTCGCCACTCAGCAGGCCGCCGCCGCCGTGGGTCAGAACATCCTGATCTACCGGTATCAGGAGGCGCTGCGGGCGTTCCGTGTGGTCGCGGGCCAGGTGCTGCTGACCGCGGGAGACCTCGAGAACCCGACCCACCGCTCCAACGCCCGCCGGGCCATGGAGCGGCTGCTGGGACTGCGCATCCTGCCCATCGTCAACGAGAACGACACCGTGGCGACCCATGAGATCCGCTTCGGCGACAACGACCGGCTCGCCGCTCTCGTCGCGCGGCTCATCGGCGCCGACGCGCTCGTGCTGCTCAGCGACATCGAGTGCCTCTACACACGCCCGCCGTCCGAGCCGGGGGCGGAGCCCATCCGGCACGTGGCGTTCGGCGACGACCTCACCGGCTTCGAGTTCGGCTCGGTCGTCGTGAACAGCGTCGGCACCGGGGGAGCGGCGACCAAGGTGTCCGCGGCGCGGCTGGCCGCGGCATCCGGCGTCGGGGTGCTCGTCACCAGTGCCGACCTCGTGGGGGAGGCGCTGGACGGGGCGGACATCGGCACCTGGTTCGCGCCCGCCACGGACCCCACCGGTGCGAGCCCTGACGCGGTCGACACCGACGCGATCGCCCGCGGCTAA
- the nadD gene encoding nicotinate-nucleotide adenylyltransferase, whose amino-acid sequence MTSSRAPRIGVMGGTFDPIHHGHLVAASEVVRSLDLDEVVFVPTGQPWQKHDVSAAEHRYLMTVIATASNPRFTVSRVDIDRGGPTYTTDTLRDLRAQRPDAEFFFITGADAIAQIFTWRDHDELWRLAHFVAVSRPGHVLNIDHLPPEGVSQLEVPALAISSTDCRDRVHRGYPVWYLVPDGVVQYIAKHHLYRSKA is encoded by the coding sequence ATGACTTCTTCGCGGGCACCGCGCATCGGCGTGATGGGTGGGACATTCGATCCCATCCATCACGGTCACCTGGTGGCTGCCAGCGAGGTCGTGCGGTCGCTGGATCTGGATGAGGTCGTGTTCGTGCCCACGGGTCAGCCGTGGCAGAAGCACGACGTATCGGCCGCCGAGCACCGCTACCTGATGACCGTGATCGCGACGGCATCCAACCCGCGTTTCACGGTCAGCCGCGTCGACATCGACCGCGGAGGCCCCACGTACACCACCGACACGTTGCGCGATCTTCGCGCGCAGCGCCCGGATGCCGAGTTCTTCTTCATCACCGGCGCCGACGCGATCGCGCAGATCTTCACGTGGCGCGACCATGATGAGCTGTGGCGGCTGGCCCACTTCGTCGCGGTCTCGCGCCCAGGCCACGTGCTGAACATCGACCACCTTCCGCCCGAAGGCGTGAGCCAGCTGGAAGTGCCGGCGCTTGCCATCTCGTCCACGGACTGCCGGGACCGCGTACATCGGGGTTACCCGGTGTGGTACCTCGTCCCTGACGGGGTCGTCCAATACAT
- a CDS encoding bifunctional folylpolyglutamate synthase/dihydrofolate synthase produces the protein MSDRSRADAVYETLLARAGERWVEPRKERTARLLEFLDDPQRTYRVVHVTGTNGKTSTSRIIESIVRAHGLRTGLFTSPHLERFTERVVVDGEPIADAAVADAWDEIAPFVEIVDAELAEAGEEPLTFFELLTALAFVAFSDAPVDVAIIEVGMGGSWDATNTADGDVAVFAPIDLDHADRLGGTIAEIAEVKSGIIKDGAAVVSARQDAAAERVLRAAATARGASIAFEGQDFALAEDHLAVGGQFMAVRGLAGTYSDLYLPMYGEHQAHNAALAIAAVESLLGAATKPLAADVLTEGLAEATSPGRLQLLGVAPTVIVDGAHNPHGARALAAALRDAFDFDEWGLVLGALADKDVAGVVAELAPLAAHVFATAPQSDRATDPDAIADLAEGLGRQVSVHPDVADAANAAREWAAASDRRAVIIAGSVVLAGEAMTVASEEDWKSGWQA, from the coding sequence ATGAGCGACCGCAGCAGAGCCGACGCCGTATACGAGACGCTGCTGGCGCGTGCGGGGGAGCGCTGGGTGGAGCCCCGCAAGGAGCGCACCGCGCGGCTTCTCGAGTTCCTCGACGACCCGCAGCGCACGTACCGGGTGGTGCACGTCACCGGCACGAACGGCAAGACGTCCACCAGCCGCATCATCGAGTCGATCGTGCGCGCTCACGGCCTGCGCACCGGCCTATTCACGAGCCCTCACCTGGAGCGGTTCACGGAGCGCGTCGTTGTGGACGGTGAGCCGATCGCGGATGCCGCCGTCGCCGACGCCTGGGACGAGATCGCGCCGTTCGTCGAGATCGTCGATGCCGAGCTGGCCGAGGCGGGGGAGGAGCCGCTGACGTTCTTCGAGCTGCTCACGGCGCTCGCGTTCGTCGCGTTCTCCGACGCACCCGTGGACGTCGCGATCATCGAGGTCGGCATGGGCGGCTCGTGGGATGCCACCAACACCGCCGACGGCGACGTGGCGGTCTTCGCGCCCATCGACCTGGATCACGCGGATCGCCTGGGCGGCACGATCGCGGAGATCGCCGAGGTCAAATCCGGCATCATCAAGGACGGCGCAGCCGTCGTCTCGGCCCGGCAGGATGCCGCCGCCGAGCGGGTGCTGCGCGCGGCGGCCACTGCGCGCGGAGCCTCCATCGCGTTCGAGGGACAGGACTTCGCCCTCGCCGAGGACCACCTGGCCGTGGGCGGGCAGTTCATGGCGGTGCGGGGCCTTGCCGGCACCTACAGCGACCTGTACCTGCCGATGTACGGCGAGCACCAGGCGCACAACGCCGCCCTCGCGATCGCCGCGGTCGAGTCGCTGCTGGGAGCAGCCACCAAGCCGCTCGCGGCCGACGTGCTCACCGAGGGCCTCGCCGAGGCGACGTCCCCCGGTCGGCTGCAGCTGCTCGGTGTCGCCCCGACGGTGATCGTCGACGGTGCGCACAACCCGCACGGGGCCCGCGCGCTGGCTGCGGCCCTGCGCGACGCGTTCGACTTCGACGAGTGGGGTCTGGTGCTCGGCGCCCTCGCCGACAAGGACGTCGCCGGCGTCGTGGCCGAGCTGGCCCCGCTGGCCGCGCACGTCTTCGCGACCGCCCCGCAGTCCGACCGCGCGACCGACCCCGACGCGATCGCCGACCTCGCCGAAGGCCTCGGCAGGCAGGTGAGCGTGCACCCCGACGTCGCCGATGCGGCGAACGCCGCGCGTGAGTGGGCGGCGGCATCCGATCGGCGTGCAGTGATCATCGCCGGCAGTGTCGTTCTCGCCGGTGAGGCGATGACGGTGGCATCCGAAGAGGACTGGAAGAGCGGGTGGCAGGCGTGA
- a CDS encoding DUF4031 domain-containing protein produces MAILIDDPRWPAHGRLWAHLVSDASLDELHAFAAANGIPPRSFDLDHYDVPDSAHARLVAAGAQSVTGHELVRRLIASGLRVRARDRARTQQ; encoded by the coding sequence ATGGCGATCCTGATCGACGACCCCCGATGGCCCGCACACGGCCGGTTGTGGGCCCACTTGGTCAGCGACGCGTCGCTGGACGAGCTCCACGCGTTCGCCGCCGCCAACGGCATCCCCCCGCGCAGCTTCGACCTGGACCACTACGACGTCCCAGACTCGGCGCACGCGCGCCTGGTCGCCGCTGGCGCACAGTCCGTGACCGGGCATGAGCTCGTGCGCCGGCTCATCGCTTCGGGGCTGCGCGTGCGGGCCCGCGACCGGGCCCGCACGCAGCAGTGA
- the rpmA gene encoding 50S ribosomal protein L27: MAHKKGASSTRNGRDSNAQRLGVKRFGGQEVNAGEIIVRQRGTHFHPGANVGRGKDDTLFALAAGAVEFGAKGRRKVVNIVATAE; encoded by the coding sequence ATGGCACACAAAAAGGGCGCAAGCTCCACCCGCAACGGTCGTGACTCCAACGCTCAGCGCCTTGGCGTGAAGCGTTTCGGCGGCCAGGAGGTCAACGCCGGCGAGATCATCGTGCGCCAGCGCGGCACCCACTTCCACCCGGGCGCGAACGTCGGCCGCGGCAAGGACGACACGCTGTTCGCCCTCGCCGCCGGTGCGGTCGAGTTCGGCGCGAAGGGCCGCCGCAAGGTGGTCAACATCGTCGCGACCGCGGAGTGA
- a CDS encoding DUF4233 domain-containing protein, which yields MSATRTPRPRRPRGAAESLGSIVLGFEAIIAFLAGLVIYGLDALPGGIEPWWGVVAGTVLAVLMVITAGLLRHRWAIALGWALQVVVALGALLVPALLLVALIFGGMWAYATIKGASLDRRNARLAAEVEQRNGD from the coding sequence GTGAGCGCCACGCGCACGCCCCGTCCCCGCCGGCCGCGCGGTGCCGCGGAGTCGCTCGGCTCGATCGTGCTGGGCTTCGAGGCGATCATCGCGTTCCTCGCCGGCCTCGTGATCTACGGGCTCGACGCGCTGCCCGGCGGCATCGAGCCGTGGTGGGGCGTCGTCGCCGGCACCGTCCTTGCCGTGCTCATGGTGATCACCGCGGGCCTGCTGCGGCACCGCTGGGCGATCGCACTCGGCTGGGCGCTGCAGGTCGTGGTGGCGCTCGGCGCGCTGCTGGTACCGGCGCTGCTTCTCGTGGCGCTCATTTTCGGCGGCATGTGGGCGTATGCCACCATCAAGGGGGCCTCGCTCGACCGGCGCAACGCGCGTCTGGCCGCCGAGGTCGAACAGCGAAACGGAGACTGA
- the rplU gene encoding 50S ribosomal protein L21 — MVYAVVRAGGRQEKVEVGTIVVLDRQQAKVGETLELPAVLLVDGDAVTTDADKLAKVTVTAEVLGESRGPKIVIQKFKNKTGYKKRQGHRQDLTRVKVTGIK; from the coding sequence GTGGTTTACGCAGTTGTGCGCGCCGGTGGCCGCCAGGAGAAGGTCGAGGTCGGCACGATCGTCGTCCTGGATCGTCAGCAGGCGAAGGTCGGCGAGACCCTCGAGCTGCCCGCGGTGCTGCTCGTCGACGGCGACGCCGTCACGACCGATGCCGACAAGCTTGCGAAGGTCACGGTGACCGCCGAGGTTCTCGGTGAGTCGCGCGGCCCCAAGATCGTGATCCAGAAGTTCAAGAACAAGACCGGTTACAAGAAGCGCCAGGGGCACCGTCAGGACCTCACGCGCGTCAAGGTCACCGGCATCAAGTAA
- the ndk gene encoding nucleoside-diphosphate kinase translates to MTTEETLVLIKPDGVARGLTGAILARIEAKGYSLVDLRLVEPDRERLEQHYAEHAGKPFYEPLLEFMMSGPSVAIRLAGNRVIEGFRSLAGTTDPTTAAPGTIRGDFGRDWGVAVQQNLVHGSDSPESAARELSIWF, encoded by the coding sequence ATGACCACCGAGGAAACCCTCGTCCTGATCAAACCCGACGGCGTCGCTCGCGGCCTGACCGGCGCGATCCTCGCGCGCATCGAGGCGAAGGGGTACTCCCTCGTCGACCTGCGGCTCGTCGAGCCCGACCGCGAACGCCTCGAGCAGCACTACGCCGAGCACGCGGGCAAGCCGTTCTACGAGCCGCTGCTGGAGTTCATGATGTCCGGCCCGTCGGTCGCGATCCGCCTCGCGGGCAATCGTGTGATCGAGGGATTCCGCTCCCTCGCGGGCACCACCGACCCGACGACGGCCGCACCCGGCACGATCCGTGGCGACTTCGGCCGCGACTGGGGCGTCGCCGTGCAGCAGAACCTGGTGCACGGTTCCGACAGCCCGGAGTCCGCCGCCCGCGAGCTCTCGATCTGGTTCTGA